Proteins found in one Collinsella aerofaciens genomic segment:
- a CDS encoding pseudouridine synthase, with amino-acid sequence MGNAVPVTDAQPVYPHTMRLQRFLARAGVASRRGSEDLMTAGRVTVNGQVATELGTKVDVDRDHIEVDGMPVKLNQGAVYLMLYKPTGYLTTMSDPQERPCVADLVPRDRFPGLFPVGRLDRDTTGLLLFTTDGDLSQDLLHPSKHVYKTYQALVDGHLTDRDLEPLRRGIELDDGLCQPAICRVITAREAEAVAPQGVKPGTTAVEVIIREGRKNQVKRMLSKIHHPVIRLHRCNFAGLELEGVAKGSWRELTDREVQVLKSGGIPPKQASAKCNGGKPQDTPASRTRHHGSHGSAPKRNTYRERYTG; translated from the coding sequence ATGGGCAACGCAGTACCCGTAACCGACGCCCAGCCCGTCTATCCGCACACCATGCGCCTGCAGCGCTTTTTGGCGCGTGCGGGCGTGGCGAGCCGCCGCGGCTCGGAGGACCTGATGACCGCCGGCCGCGTGACCGTCAACGGCCAGGTCGCGACCGAGCTAGGCACCAAGGTCGATGTCGACCGCGACCACATCGAGGTCGACGGCATGCCCGTCAAGCTCAACCAGGGCGCCGTGTACCTGATGCTTTACAAGCCGACCGGCTACCTCACCACCATGAGCGACCCGCAGGAGCGCCCTTGCGTGGCCGACCTGGTCCCCCGCGACCGCTTTCCGGGACTGTTCCCGGTGGGCCGCCTGGACCGCGACACCACGGGCCTTTTGCTCTTTACCACCGACGGCGACCTGTCACAGGACCTGCTGCACCCGAGTAAGCACGTCTACAAGACCTATCAGGCGCTCGTGGACGGCCACTTGACCGATCGCGACTTGGAACCGCTCCGCCGTGGCATCGAGCTCGACGACGGCCTATGCCAGCCGGCGATCTGCCGCGTCATTACCGCGCGCGAGGCCGAGGCCGTGGCTCCGCAAGGCGTCAAGCCCGGCACCACCGCCGTGGAGGTCATCATCCGCGAGGGTCGCAAGAATCAGGTCAAGCGCATGCTGAGCAAGATTCACCATCCGGTAATCCGTCTGCATCGCTGCAACTTTGCCGGCCTGGAGCTCGAGGGCGTGGCCAAGGGCTCGTGGCGCGAGCTCACCGACCGCGAGGTACAGGTCCTCAAAAGCGGCGGCATCCCGCCCAAGCAGGCGAGCGCCAAGTGCAACGGCGGCAAGCCCCAAGACACGCCCGCCAGCCGCACGCGTCACCACGGCAGCCACGGCTCCGCACCCAAGCGCAACACCTACCGCGAGCGCTACACGGGCTAG
- the cmk gene encoding (d)CMP kinase has protein sequence MIVAIDGPAGSGKSTIAKEIARQLGFNKLDTGAMYRAVTFAALDRGIDLDDEAAIDALAEQIEIRFTNGTGEDTRLTIDGQDASAAIRTPQVDANVSKVSAYPGVRAAMLIHQRRAAEDRDIVAEGRDIGTVVFPNAQVKVFLTADPRERARRRVLQRHQNDAQPLTSEQLEAEVDETLDALKQRDKLDSSREVAPLVPAEDAVHVDSTAHTIDEVVRIIEDLINQRR, from the coding sequence ATGATCGTCGCCATCGACGGCCCCGCCGGTTCCGGCAAGTCCACCATCGCCAAGGAGATCGCCCGCCAGCTGGGCTTTAACAAGCTCGACACGGGCGCCATGTATCGCGCCGTCACCTTCGCCGCGCTCGACCGTGGCATCGATTTGGACGACGAGGCGGCAATCGACGCCCTCGCCGAGCAAATCGAGATCCGCTTTACCAACGGCACCGGCGAGGACACGCGCCTGACCATTGACGGCCAGGACGCTTCGGCCGCCATCCGCACCCCGCAGGTCGACGCCAACGTGTCCAAGGTCTCGGCCTATCCGGGCGTGCGCGCCGCCATGCTCATCCACCAGCGCCGCGCCGCCGAGGACCGCGATATCGTCGCCGAGGGTCGCGACATCGGTACCGTCGTGTTCCCTAACGCGCAGGTCAAGGTCTTCCTGACCGCCGACCCGCGTGAGCGCGCCCGCCGCCGCGTGCTGCAGCGTCACCAAAACGACGCCCAGCCGCTCACGTCCGAGCAGCTCGAAGCCGAGGTCGACGAGACCCTCGACGCCCTTAAGCAGCGCGACAAGCTCGACAGCAGCCGCGAGGTCGCCCCGCTCGTGCCCGCCGAGGACGCCGTGCACGTCGACTCCACCGCCCACACCATCGACGAGGTCGTCCGCATTATCGAGGACCTCATCAACCAAAGGAGGTAG